The following proteins are encoded in a genomic region of Hydra vulgaris chromosome 05, alternate assembly HydraT2T_AEP:
- the LOC136079986 gene encoding uncharacterized protein LOC136079986, with protein sequence MFAKSFVDDMFEACKLFGSKAVLFISNDDKARIPLGLAAASLQVPLLMHMEYKVKFMDHDFVVSPQHKLIPSVYGICTRFPKTLATAVDLFRLLDLDALLHGVNAAGLSAFNPVELKMAPLSHDLAGIILPHYYFGNHLGSSGKTIDQKFELENFQKAASILVQVWEKTVIDGYPVYCQAVPVGKAYEPPTPDPVWVEKNC encoded by the coding sequence ATGTTTGCAAAGTCATTTGTTGACGACATGTTTGAAGCTTGCAAATTATTTGGATCAAAAGCTGTGCTTTTCATTTCCAACGATGATAAAGCCAGGATTCCATTGGGTCTTGCTGCAGCAAGCCTTCAGGTGCCGTTGCTGATGCATATGGAATACAAGGTCAAATTCATGGATCACGACTTTGTCGTTAGCCCACAGCACAAATTGATCCCATCAGTGTATGGCATATGCACGCGCTTCCCTAAAACCTTAGCAACTGCTGTTGATCTCTTCCGCTTGCTTGATTTAGATGCCCTTCTTCATGGTGTAAATGCAGCTGGGCTTTCAGCCTTTAACCCCGTCGAACTAAAAATGGCACCTCTTTCTCATGATTTGGCTGGAATAATTCTTCCTCATTATTATTTTGGCAACCACCTTGGTTCTTCAGGAAAAACAATCGACCAAAAATTTGAGCTAGAGAACTTTCAAAAAGCGGCTAGCATTTTAGTCCAAGTTTGGGAGAAAACAGTCATTGATGGGTATCCTGTTTATTGCCAGGCTGTACCAGTTGGAAAAGCATATGAACCACCTACTCCTGATCCTGTTTGggtagaaaaaaattgttag